From the genome of Vigna angularis cultivar LongXiaoDou No.4 chromosome 11, ASM1680809v1, whole genome shotgun sequence, one region includes:
- the LOC128194737 gene encoding uncharacterized protein LOC128194737, whose protein sequence is MSMVSPSSRTQTSPRSYSSAFASTSATNFSPGTYSSANARVQRNLPSSSSSSSVRFLAVEQRAESPVRRSMTVTTTSQTKKEAASSSSNTESEKRKCMCSPTMHPGSFRCAYHKQLAERQQQRQQQEQRQQQRQQQEQRQQQQQEQRQQQEQQQQQQPRQQQTMPLSGRKLNLLRSAMKNSVVRRIGGVDGEIVRRALTTLIRPSSHYLHRRVAFQPRPTRLSLMSKAQDQSILNNKQ, encoded by the coding sequence ATGTCAATGGTTTCTCCTTCTTCAAGAACTCAAACGTCACCGCGCTCGTACTCCTCAGCGTTTGCGTCCACGTCGGCGACGAATTTCTCTCCTGGAACATACTCCTCCGCGAACGCTAGAGTGCAGCGCAACCttccatcatcttcatcatcgtcaTCGGTGAGATTCTTGGCAGTGGAGCAGAGAGCGGAGTCTCCAGTGCGGCGCTCAATGACGGTGACGACGACGAGTCAGACGAAGAAGGAGGCGGCGTCCTCGTCGTCGAACACTGAGAGCGAGAAGAGGAAGTGCATGTGTTCTCCAACCATGCATCCTGGGTCGTTCCGATGCGCGTACCACAAACAGTTAGCGGAGAGGCAGCAGCAGCGGCAGCAACAGGAGCAGCGGCAGCAGCAGCGGCAGCAACAGGAGCAGCGGCAGCAGCAGCAACAGGAGCAGCGACAGCAACAGGAgcagcagcaacaacagcaACCGCGGCAGCAGCAAACGATGCCGCTAAGCGGTAGAAAACTGAACCTTCTGAGATCTGCGATGAAGAATTCGGTGGTGAGGAGGATTGGAGGAGTGGACGGGGAGATTGTCCGGAGAGCCTTGACGACTCTGATTAGACCGTCGTCACACTACTTGCATCGCCGTGTAGCATTTCAGCCCAGGCCCACTCGGCTCTCCCTCATGTCCAAAGCCCAAGACCAATCAATTCTcaataataaacaataa
- the LOC128194738 gene encoding uncharacterized mitochondrial protein AtMg00810-like, with product MDDIVLAGDDIQEIQTVKALLNAKFKIKDLGQLKYFLGLEIARSQQGINLSQRKYALELLEDAGLLGCQPVSTPIQPDTKFSKTEGKPYSDVQAYRRLLGRLLYLTNTRPDLCFAVSTLSQFLSNPLENHYAAAIRILRYIKNNPGQGLFFPSNTEHALKAFSDSDWAACPDTRRSVTGFNVFYGASLISWKSKKQGYIFSGPSNSTNIKKFSKSMRWVDFVEHV from the exons atgg atgatatagtTTTGGCAGGTGATGACATCCAGGAAATCCAAACTGTGAAGGCTCTGTTGAATGCAAAGTTCAAGATTAAAGACTTAGGCCAACTCAAGTATTTTCTGGGCTTAGAAATTGCAAGATCTCAACAGGGCATTAATTTGtcacaaaggaagtatgctctagaGTTACTAGAAGATGCAGGATTGTTGGGGTGTCAACCTGTTTCTACTCCTATACAGCCAGacacaaaattttccaagacAGAAGGGAAACCCTATTCAGATGTGCAGGCCTATAGAAGACTTCTTGGCAGGTTACTATATCTAACCAACACAAGACCAGATTTATGTTTCGCTGTTAGTACTCTCAGTCaatttctttccaatcctttggaaAATCACTATGCAGCAGCAATAAGAATCCTGagatatatcaagaacaatCCAGGACAAGGATTATTCTTTCCCTCCAACACAGAACATGCTCTCAAGGCTTTTAGTGATTCTGATTGGGCTGCTTGCCCTGACACTAGAAGGTCTGTGACTGGTTTTAATGTGTTCTATGGTGCATCATTAATTAGCTGGAAATCCAAGAAGCAAG GCTACATCTTCTCCGGTCCTTCTAATTCTACGAACATAAAAAAGTTCTCCAAGAGCATGAGGTGGGTGGATTTTGTAGAACAtgtataa